In Salarias fasciatus chromosome 2, fSalaFa1.1, whole genome shotgun sequence, one genomic interval encodes:
- the LOC115396933 gene encoding snRNA-activating protein complex subunit 1-like yields the protein MSRQPATHPEVFDPLLTQDVEELLGRFQQRDSVRYQDFSAIWREMRFSDVFLGVSTHSELRRFCGVALTTAVKYFLPPYSYQIRVGGLYLMFALYQTQLFQPPVKIRLALRDWAHAQTFLFDSVDSGHHDVVYIFQKLVFAKAFHYTAMPHLLTYQKMRKPKKEPVCTEFLGRTTAVQDLLSSSMLEELTNIQGLYHNLKQGTVGVGGQVAMIHQDLTSCLKDTMSEFIAWQEEKFPLQGSKNTTHRRAVDKEEESSSSRVKRLSSIKQRSYGSYQEASRYRRHRAAGAEASQASAPRQVWEAAGPQRKKVPSLRERTCKSLGEPQEDGAFLPWMMSAVEKGEAD from the coding sequence ATGTCTCGTCAGCCGGCTACTCACCCCGAAGTGTTCGATCCTCTCCTGACTCAGGATGTGGAGGAGCTCCTGGGCCGCTTCCAGCAGCGGGACTCGGTCAGGTACCAGGACTTTTCGGCCATCTGGAGGGAAATGCGCTTCTCCGACGTCTTCCTTGGCGTCAGCACCCACAGCGAGCTGAGGAGGTTCTGCGGGGTGGCTCTCACCACCGCTGTCAAGTACTTCCTGCCTCCGTACAGCTACCAGATCCGAGTTGGAGGCCTGTACCTGATGTTTGCTTTGTATCAGACACAGCTTTTTCAACCACCGGTGAAAATCAGACTGGCACTCCGAGACTGGGCCCATGCCCAAACCTTCCTCTTCGACTCGGTGGACTCCGGGCACCATGATGTGGTCTACATCTTCCAGAAACTCGTCTTCGCCAAAGCCTTCCACTACACAGCAATGCCCCATTTACTCACCTACCAGAAGATGAGAAAACCAAAGAAAGAGCCCGTATGCACAGAGTTTCTAGGAAGGACCACAGCGGTGCAAGACCTGCTGTCTTCAAGCATGCTGGAGGAACTGACCAACATCCAGGGACTCTACCACAACCTGAAGCAAGGCACCGTGGGGGTGGGAGGCCAAGTGGCCATGATCCACCAAGACTTGACCTCCTGCCTGAAGGACACCATGTCCGAGTTCATCGCCTGGCAGGAGGAGAAGTTCCCCCTGCAGGGCAGTAAGAACACCACACATCGCAGAGCGGTGGACAAGGAAgaggagtccagcagcagcagggtgaagCGGTTGTCCTCCATCAAGCAGAGAAGCTACGGGAGCTACCAGGAGGCGTCCCGGTACCGGAGGCACCGGGCTGCGGGGGCGGAGGCCAGCCAGGCCTCGGCTCCTCGGCAGGTCTGGGAGGCTGCAGgcccacagaggaagaaggtcCCATCTCTACGAGAACGGACCTGCAAGAGCCTCGGGGAACCTCAGGAGGACGGCGCTTTCCTGCCCTGGATGATGAGCGCCGTGGAGAAGGGGGAGGCGGACTGA
- the arl9 gene encoding ADP-ribosylation factor-like protein 9, with amino-acid sequence MSGLRAAGILGASVAAAAGLAYLLWAPGSSSRRGEQRSGGPAAGEPETPAGRGEEEEEEEEEERKEAAREPETPAERREEEEEERSEAAGVLQTAGRPVEPDATQVLVLGLDGAGKSSLLHCFATGSVNVDTQPTQGFNAVSINRDRLHVEFQEIGGKEDLRPYWRRYLSKALLLVFVVDSSAPQLFPEAKKHLHELLSCRPGLPLMLLANKQDLPGSRSITDVHEALSLSDIGERQLFLVGTHVRKGDTELSSGVQDAWELIIQTICGDR; translated from the exons ATGTCGGGTCTGAGAGCAGCCGGGATCCTCGGAGCCTCCGTGGCGGCCGCGGCCGGGCTGGCCTACCTCCTCTGGGCACCGGGGTCCTCCTCCCGGCGGGGAGAGCAGCGGAGCGGGGGTCCTGCTGCCGGAGAGCCCGAAACACCCGCtggcaggggagaggaggaggaggaagaagaagaagaagagaggaaagaggCTGCTAGAGAGCCCGAAACAccagctgagaggagagaagaggaggaggaggagaggagtgaggctgctggagttcTCCAAACAGCG GGCCGGCCTGTAGAGCCGGACGCCAcgcaggtcctggttctgggtctggacGGCGCCGGGAAGAGCAGCCTGCTCCACTGCTTCGCCACCGGCAGCGTGAACGTGGACACGCAGCCCACCCAGGGCTTCAACGCCGTGTCCATCAACAGAGACCGGCTGCACGTCGAGTTCCAAGAGA TTGGAGGTAAAGAAGACCTTCGCCCGTACTGGCGGCGCTACCTGTCCAaggcgctgctgctggtgtttgttGTGGACTCGTCGGCTCCACAGCTCTTTCCCGAGGCTAAGAAGCATCTACACGAGCTGCTGTCCTGTCGGCCCGGCCTGCCTCTCATGCTTCTGGCCAACAAACAG GACCTCCCGGGATCTCGCAGCATCACGGACGTCCATGAGGCGCTCTCTCTGTCCGACATCGGAGAGCGCCAGCTGTTCCTGGTCGGTACGCATGTGAGGAAGGGCGACACAGAGTTGAGCTCAGGCGTCCAGGACGCCTGGGAACTCATCATCCAGACGATTTGTGGCGACAGATGA